GAAATACAAGGGTAAAATGGTAGTTTAATAGACTGGCATGAACATGCATAATTGCATATCTAGTAAAAACCTCTGATTGGCAGAAACTCCAGCTCAGGAACTTACTCTATTTGGAATTTCGTCTTAAATTCgctttctcatcttcttttacttCTCGGTTTCAAGATCTCTTTCAGAGATTTCTCATTTTACTTATCCTCCTGGCTTGCGTGAGTTTAGACGTGCGACATTGTTTCTTCATCGTAATCATAGGTTACGTTTTCTTGATCTCGTAAGGAAGAATCTTCCTCACTAGGCTCTGATCTTTGCGGTGGAAGattgcttctttctttgtgtatcaaattttaaagttggATTGAAGTCCTAGGTTTTATCATCTGAGGTTTAGAtgtatcttctttctttgcttatGCTTGGTTTTACTACTGATTATGATTATGCTGGTTAATTGGTGTTGCTTTAGGGATTTCACGTTACACTTGCTCCCATGGACAATGATGTTTTCCAGATTCGCCGGTCCATGCGAGACGCTATGTAAGCCTTCAATTTTTCACATTCACTCGTTCCTCTTGcactcttttccttttctctgttAGTTGCTGCTGTACTACGGATTGAGTTAATGTGTCTGGGAAAGTGGGAATGATCTAACTTATTACTGCTTTTTGGCTCTGTGATCATGTATTTCTGCTTTGTTTCTTAAGAAACAATATCATCTATTAGTGTTTCTACTACTGAAATGTTACTTATTTGGATTCCAGTCTTGTCACATTGGTGTTCATAGTTGTTTTCCTCTCTGCGTGTATATCTCCGAACCACACTAGAGGGTTTCTTGATGGGTTGTTACCTCATTTGAGGAAACGTTTCAAATTAACTGATCATCCAATCTTTCCAGCTTCGTCCAGTTAGAGAAGCGAAACCCACTTCCGAATGATGATGCATCAAAGGGGAAGCATTTAGATGCTGCTAAACGCTTAGAGGAAGGACTTTTTAAAATGGCTATGACAAAGGTACATCAATTATATTTACTTGATTAGTTATAAGCATTTAGGATTTGATTTACTGAGAATTTCTAAGTTCTAACTAAACAAGACTGGTTGATGCCTTCTGACATGTTGTCACTGAATCCAGCTTGTTTGCTATATGTCCTcccttataaatattttcGTTTCTGACACTTTTAACTTCAAAACTCACAGGAGGAATACTTGAACCCGTCAACTCTTGAATCTCGCTTGACAAGCTTAATAAAAGGCAGGCAATTGAATAAGTACAAGCACCAACATGCTGATTCTTCTACGCTTGGAACAACCATAACACCTACTCCAGGAGTCTCTGCTGAACCCACAATGGTACATTACATACATCGAATTATTCACGAGCTTTAATTAAGAGGCGTATAATTCGAAatgtaatattataaacattcTGAACTTTGTGATgttccaaatttttttggtttggagcAGGATAATGAGAACAGAGATCAGTGCGAGACAGAGATTGCTGAGAATCTGAAGTCAGTGAGCCTTGAGCCATGAAGATTATCAGAAAGTTCTTTTTACGACTTGTTTGGAAACGTTTTCATTGCTTATGTTACAAGGAAAAGATGATAACATATACAATACTAACGCTTCTGCCTTCTCCATTGCTACTGTATTGCTAATTGTAAGATCTAAAGTAGGAATGGTAAAACCGGTTATGATTTGTTTCCGGTTAGACTTGGAACATGTATGAATTTGAATGGTTTATTATTAGTTACTCTTGGTAATCGgtacagaaaaaaaagtagttgCGAAAgtaaacagagcaaaaactACAAGGGTGTGAAGATTTAAATTACTGGAACATTTGATCGGACGGATAGGAGCGCATGTATCTCCGACACTTCTCCTTGGCTGTTGGATTGTCGACCTTGGTTCCCCCAATTAACTTTGACAGAGGTTCCTTGATGATTCGTATTCAGACATAAGTAACATAAGGTAAGTGTTATTTAATGTGTCTTTTGTTacttacaaaatcaaaaccaaaaatccctaaatagccaaaaaaaataaatcaaaatccccaaatcgaAGAATTCAGACTTCTCTGATTTCGAAATAATTTGTCGATATTTCAATTTCCTCGTCGTCTAGGTTTTGGAGGAATCTCGTTCTGGGATTTGTCTACGTACTTGTGTTTGATCCTATTTTTTATCCTGGCTTGTGTGAGTTCACACGTGCGACATCGGCTGTTCAGCGACTTTATTGCTCCGTTCTACTTCGTTTTCAAGATTCGATCATCGTAATCTTTAGTAACGTTTTTGGggaagattttttttgctgGGTTTTGCTCTTTGCGGCtgaagtttgtttctttgtgaGTCAATTTCAAGGTTATTGCTCCTCCTGTTGTCTGTTTCGTAAttgtttacaattttgttggttttgctATTGGGTTTTAGTTGCTTTGATCATAGTCTATGATTCTAGTTCGACTGAATTGCAATCATGTCACTTCAATTGAAAGTGTGGAATATTATTTTGCAGGACACTTGACGGTGCTAGGTGTATTGAGCTGCTACACTGAGATCACTTGTAAGAATAATAAAGAGCAGGAGATGAACTTTCGATCTTTTGGCTTCTCGGGGACAGAAGAGTTATGCAGTGCCTGTTAGTGTTAGTTGCAAGACGAATTAGGAGACGACGACGAAGATTTAAGAGATAACATGAATGTTCAGGCTCACATGTCTGGTCAACGGTCTGGGCAGGTTCCAAACCAAGGGACAGTGCCGCAGAATAATGGAAACTCTCAAATGCAGAATTTAGTTGGTAGTAATGGTGCTGCTACTGCTGTTACTGGTGCTGGTGCTGCTACTGGTTCTGGTACTGGTGTAAGGCCTTCACGTAACATCGTTGGTGCCATGGATCATGATATTATGAAACTTCGACAGTACATGCAAACTCTTGTGTAAGCCTTCAATTTCAGCTATAGCACTGCTTGCTTGTTAGTTGCCTCTGTGTTATGGATTGAGTTAATGTTGTTTCAATGTGGGCGGGGAATGGACCAACGTATTACTCCTTTGGCTGCATTACGGCATATCTGCTTCATTTCTTAAGAACTTAGTGTTTCTGCTTTCTGAGATGTC
This sequence is a window from Arabidopsis thaliana chromosome 1 sequence. Protein-coding genes within it:
- a CDS encoding p300/CBP acetyltransferase-related protein-like protein (p300/CBP acetyltransferase-related protein-related; BEST Arabidopsis thaliana protein match is: histone acetyltransferase of the CBP family 12 (TAIR:AT1G16710.2); Has 37 Blast hits to 37 proteins in 7 species: Archae - 0; Bacteria - 0; Metazoa - 0; Fungi - 0; Plants - 37; Viruses - 0; Other Eukaryotes - 0 (source: NCBI BLink).) gives rise to the protein MDNDVFQIRRSMRDAIFVQLEKRNPLPNDDASKGKHLDAAKRLEEGLFKMAMTKEEYLNPSTLESRLTSLIKGRQLNKYKHQHADSSTLGTTITPTPGVSAEPTMDNENRDQCETEIAENLKSVSLEP
- a CDS encoding p300/CBP acetyltransferase-related protein-like protein (p300/CBP acetyltransferase-related protein-related; BEST Arabidopsis thaliana protein match is: histone acetyltransferase of the CBP family 12 (TAIR:AT1G16710.2); Has 35333 Blast hits to 34131 proteins in 2444 species: Archae - 798; Bacteria - 22429; Metazoa - 974; Fungi - 991; Plants - 531; Viruses - 0; Other Eukaryotes - 9610 (source: NCBI BLink).), whose translation is MDNDVFQIRRSMRDAIFVQLEKRNPLPNDDASKGKHLDAAKRLEEGLFKMAMTKEEYLNPSTLESRLTSLIKGRQLNKYKHQHADSSTLGTTITPTPGVSAEPTMQDNENRDQCETEIAENLKSVSLEP